A single genomic interval of Mucilaginibacter robiniae harbors:
- the can gene encoding carbonate dehydratase: MCAHTHMHDTSHITYESLLEGNKQFVEETLAEDPEYFTKLANGQKPPVLWIGCADSRVPANQITGTNPGEIFVHRNIANMVIHTDMNMLSVLDYAVNVLKVQHVIVCGHYRCGGVIAALTSNQHGIIDNWLRHIKDVYRLHSYELDLISDEKERANRLVEFNVIENVHNLCKTSILQNAWKTGQEVSVHGWVYDVANGYIKDLKVSSSANTNLADVFKLD, encoded by the coding sequence ATGTGTGCACACACCCACATGCATGACACTAGCCACATTACTTATGAAAGTTTGCTGGAAGGCAATAAGCAATTTGTAGAAGAAACGCTGGCCGAAGATCCGGAATACTTTACTAAGCTGGCCAATGGCCAGAAGCCACCGGTGTTATGGATTGGCTGCGCTGATAGCCGCGTACCGGCCAACCAAATTACCGGCACTAACCCAGGCGAAATATTTGTACACCGCAATATTGCCAACATGGTTATCCATACCGATATGAACATGTTATCGGTGCTTGACTATGCCGTAAACGTATTAAAAGTACAACACGTAATTGTATGCGGCCACTATCGCTGCGGTGGTGTAATAGCAGCTTTAACCAGCAACCAGCATGGCATTATTGATAACTGGCTTCGCCATATTAAAGATGTGTACCGCTTGCACTCTTATGAACTGGACCTGATTAGTGACGAAAAAGAGCGTGCTAACCGCTTGGTTGAGTTCAATGTAATTGAAAACGTACATAACCTGTGCAAAACTTCTATTCTGCAAAATGCCTGGAAAACAGGTCAGGAAGTAAGCGTACATGGTTGGGTGTACGATGTGGCCAATGGTTACATTAAAGATCTAAAAGTAAGCAGCAGCGCTAATACCAACCTGGCTGATGTTTTCAAACTAGATTAA
- a CDS encoding MBL fold metallo-hydrolase encodes MIQLKGARKEGKKYLNPVPTDTAGFDHFFPILWEYLTNKSENTPKKTLGPFKTDASIYASPPVSGLRVTWIGHSSLLIEIDGKRILTDPVWSQRASFSQYLGPKRFFAAPLPLAELPPLDAVLISHDHYDHFDEATIRALAPKNIPFYCSLGVGQYLKAWGVSEHLITEMDWGDTARIGDDCTITTTPTRHFSGRSLSNRMETLWLAFVIKGVKHNIFFGADSGWFEGFEEIGKAYGPFDLTMLEIGAYGKNWPDIHMGPLSAFNAHLALKGKQMMPIHWGTFNLALHAWYEPIEILLELVKKQPQSLFIPEPGKPTEVTGTNYNSGWWNKFMSI; translated from the coding sequence ATGATACAACTTAAAGGTGCCCGCAAAGAGGGCAAGAAATATTTAAACCCCGTACCAACCGATACGGCTGGCTTTGACCACTTTTTTCCCATTTTGTGGGAGTACCTCACTAACAAATCTGAAAATACACCCAAGAAAACGTTAGGCCCTTTTAAAACTGATGCTTCCATTTATGCTAGCCCCCCAGTCAGTGGTTTACGTGTTACCTGGATAGGGCATTCCAGTTTGCTGATTGAAATTGACGGCAAACGCATCCTGACTGATCCGGTTTGGAGCCAGCGGGCTTCCTTTTCACAATATCTGGGTCCTAAACGTTTTTTTGCAGCACCTCTACCTTTGGCCGAGCTGCCGCCGCTGGATGCAGTATTGATTTCGCACGATCATTATGACCATTTTGACGAAGCCACTATACGCGCTTTAGCACCTAAAAACATTCCTTTTTACTGCTCATTAGGCGTAGGGCAATACTTAAAAGCTTGGGGTGTGTCCGAACATTTAATTACTGAAATGGACTGGGGCGATACAGCCCGTATCGGTGATGATTGCACGATTACGACTACCCCTACTCGCCACTTTTCAGGCCGAAGCTTATCCAACCGGATGGAAACTTTATGGTTAGCTTTTGTAATTAAAGGCGTTAAACACAATATATTTTTTGGTGCAGATTCCGGTTGGTTTGAAGGATTTGAAGAAATTGGGAAAGCGTATGGTCCGTTTGATTTGACGATGTTGGAAATTGGTGCTTATGGTAAAAACTGGCCTGATATACACATGGGTCCGCTAAGCGCTTTCAATGCCCACCTGGCTTTAAAAGGCAAACAGATGATGCCTATACATTGGGGTACTTTCAATTTGGCATTACACGCGTGGTATGAACCCATAGAAATTTTATTAGAACTGGTAAAAAAGCAACCGCAAAGCTTGTTTATACCCGAACCCGGCAAACCTACTGAGGTTACCGGCACAAATTATAACTCGGGCTGGTGGAACAAATTCATGAGCATTTAA
- a CDS encoding energy transducer TonB, whose translation MKPLQTIQLSFKCPKAFDKLIPCQDGWYCEGCQKLVQDFRGTSESELRQIVAQSPQRICGLFETDCITIKPHQHRWQKWLSASIMALGLTGLPQTIFAQRPFHKDSVLIRKEPIANQQLVFGMVDEVAPEYPGGIEKFRAYVKSNLTLDADYTGKRVIVTFLVKADGSVADVKILRSQVSDNINQQLIRIFRASPKWKPGRIGNRSEVQNTVPIIF comes from the coding sequence ATGAAACCTTTGCAAACCATACAATTATCTTTCAAATGCCCCAAAGCTTTTGATAAATTGATACCTTGTCAGGATGGCTGGTATTGTGAGGGCTGTCAGAAATTGGTACAGGATTTCAGAGGCACTTCAGAGTCTGAGCTACGGCAAATTGTTGCTCAAAGTCCGCAAAGAATATGCGGTTTATTTGAAACCGACTGTATTACAATAAAGCCGCACCAGCACAGGTGGCAAAAATGGTTATCTGCCAGCATTATGGCTTTAGGATTAACCGGATTACCTCAAACGATTTTTGCACAACGTCCTTTTCATAAAGACAGTGTTTTAATACGTAAGGAACCTATAGCCAATCAGCAACTCGTATTTGGTATGGTTGATGAAGTTGCTCCGGAGTATCCTGGTGGAATAGAAAAGTTTCGGGCATATGTAAAAAGCAACCTCACGTTAGACGCTGATTATACCGGTAAACGTGTTATAGTTACTTTTTTAGTAAAAGCGGATGGTTCGGTAGCTGATGTCAAAATACTCAGAAGCCAAGTAAGTGATAACATCAATCAACAATTGATAAGAATATTCAGGGCTTCCCCAAAATGGAAGCCGGGTAGAATAGGCAATCGGTCCGAAGTTCAAAACACGGTACCTATCATTTTTTAA
- a CDS encoding alpha/beta hydrolase family protein produces the protein MIKTEKFTLAGSKGRLMLADLTFDDTQPDAPLIIFVHGFKGFKDWGTHHLVARYFAQNGYRLLKFNFSHNGTTPEQPVDFADLIAFSENTFSIELDDLKYVIDFACSGSVIPAAPSVILMGHSMGGGISIIKAAEDSRVSRLITLASVGTFRNLWPAQAEQQWRTAGVMYFPNHRIGQQMPIKVSLLDDLDRHPGRLNVTARAADVKQPWLLVHGTADPTVNISQAHDLKAMQPNAQVMVMANADHVFGATHPFTGHELPAHLQEVCKLALKFLSSSTH, from the coding sequence ATGATTAAAACAGAAAAATTTACCCTGGCAGGCTCAAAAGGCCGCTTGATGCTGGCTGACCTGACGTTTGACGATACCCAGCCTGATGCTCCGCTAATTATATTCGTACACGGATTTAAAGGCTTTAAAGACTGGGGGACACACCATCTGGTAGCCCGTTATTTTGCCCAGAACGGTTATAGGTTGTTGAAATTTAACTTTTCGCACAACGGCACCACGCCTGAGCAGCCGGTTGATTTTGCTGATTTGATTGCTTTTAGTGAGAACACCTTTTCGATAGAACTTGACGATTTAAAATATGTGATTGATTTTGCTTGCAGTGGCTCGGTTATACCGGCGGCACCATCAGTTATTTTAATGGGGCACAGCATGGGCGGTGGTATCAGCATTATTAAAGCTGCCGAAGATAGCCGGGTAAGTCGCTTAATTACGCTGGCCTCGGTAGGTACCTTCCGAAACCTATGGCCGGCACAAGCTGAGCAGCAGTGGCGCACCGCAGGAGTGATGTACTTCCCGAACCACCGCATCGGGCAGCAGATGCCTATCAAAGTTTCGTTATTGGATGATTTAGACCGACATCCCGGCAGGCTGAATGTAACCGCACGCGCGGCTGATGTAAAGCAACCTTGGTTGCTGGTTCATGGAACAGCCGACCCTACCGTCAACATTAGCCAGGCACATGATTTAAAAGCCATGCAGCCTAATGCCCAAGTAATGGTTATGGCTAATGCCGATCATGTTTTTGGTGCCACACACCCTTTTACTGGTCATGAGTTGCCAGCGCATTTACAGGAAGTATGCAAGCTGGCGTTAAAATTTTTGAGTTCCAGTACTCACTAA
- the lpxK gene encoding tetraacyldisaccharide 4'-kinase codes for MKYLRWLLFPFSLLYGLVVLIRNWCYDAGIYKSRQFDLPVISVGNLDVGGAGKSPMTEYSIRLLKNELHLATLSRGYGRKTKGYLVATPFTTAAQVGDEPAQFKQKFPEITVAVCEKRVIGIENLQASGFEAVILDDAYQHRAVKPGFSILLFDYNRLQEPHLLLPAGNLREPFSGRRRADVLVVSKCPAQLTETQQKAAIKRISPYPNQQVYFTTISYLPLANINGQPVLTVLDENTYIFLLTGIANPKPMLQYLQGFSSHITHHNYPDHHPFSLKNIAKLADGFNRCTASRKVIITTEKDAQRLREPDLAAAMSQLPVLVLPIGIQFLNNGEEPFKQTIVNYVRKYTTHHGLH; via the coding sequence ATGAAATACCTGCGCTGGCTGCTTTTTCCTTTTTCGTTGCTGTATGGCTTAGTGGTGCTCATCCGCAATTGGTGTTATGACGCGGGTATTTATAAAAGCCGGCAATTTGATCTGCCAGTCATCTCGGTAGGCAATCTGGATGTAGGCGGCGCGGGTAAAAGTCCCATGACCGAATATTCGATTAGGCTGTTGAAAAATGAACTTCACCTAGCCACACTAAGCCGGGGTTATGGCCGTAAAACTAAGGGCTATTTGGTAGCTACCCCATTTACTACAGCCGCCCAAGTGGGTGATGAGCCTGCTCAGTTTAAACAGAAGTTTCCGGAGATTACCGTTGCCGTTTGCGAAAAGCGGGTAATCGGGATTGAAAATCTGCAAGCCAGCGGTTTCGAGGCAGTTATTCTGGATGATGCCTACCAGCATCGTGCCGTAAAACCGGGTTTTAGTATTTTGCTGTTTGATTATAACCGCTTGCAAGAGCCTCACTTGCTTTTGCCGGCCGGTAACCTGCGCGAACCTTTTAGCGGACGGCGTCGGGCCGATGTGCTGGTGGTTAGCAAATGCCCGGCACAGCTTACCGAAACGCAGCAAAAAGCCGCTATAAAGCGCATCAGTCCATACCCGAACCAGCAGGTTTATTTCACTACCATCAGCTATTTGCCTTTGGCTAATATAAATGGGCAACCGGTACTAACCGTTTTGGATGAAAATACGTATATCTTCCTGTTAACAGGTATAGCCAACCCAAAGCCTATGTTACAGTATCTTCAAGGGTTTAGCTCGCACATTACGCATCACAATTATCCCGACCATCATCCGTTTAGCTTAAAAAATATTGCTAAACTTGCCGATGGTTTTAACCGGTGCACAGCATCTCGCAAGGTAATTATTACTACCGAAAAGGATGCCCAGCGGTTGCGCGAACCGGACTTAGCAGCAGCTATGAGTCAGTTACCAGTTTTGGTGCTGCCTATAGGCATACAATTTTTAAACAACGGCGAAGAGCCGTTTAAGCAAACGATAGTTAACTATGTTAGAAAATATACAACGCACCACGGCTTACATTAA
- the ccsA gene encoding cytochrome c biogenesis protein CcsA — protein MTTQFKGEHLAWGNIGQFLVVLSFGMAILSCISYFFATQDKAPKENTSWLRLGRIAYITNFLAILGVGICLFCILYNHYFEFHYAWSYTSRALPVYFLVSGFWNGQEGGFLLWMFWQAVIGLILIKKAGTWEKPVMTVVAFSQVILTSMILGVEIFGARVGSSPFLLLRNAIAGPIFSNPDYLSFIKDGKGMNPSLQNYWMIIHPPVVFLGFASVVVPFAYAIAGLWQRRYHDWIQPAISYALFGAMLLGTGVMMGAAWAYEALNFGGFWAWDPVENASVFPWLTLVAALHVLIVFKNTKHSFFTAIFLVLISFILVWYSSFLARSGILGETSVHAFTDLGMFWHLVLAIVAFVLISAYFLITRWKELPFSQKDEETYSREFWIFVGSAFLGLSCFHLILVTSIPVWNAMFGTKLAPPLDPVKHYNIIQAAFAVVITLLSGLTQFLKYKKTDVGRFFITNGVFMTLAIVLTALVIYATGLYKLHFVFCLVMVCSIYSIIANANILSESIKGKFKLAGSAIAHLGFGLLLVGALIAAGTHKVVSENTTGEQFSADFAKEQNPRENLLLYKNQPVKMGNYTVTFLGDTTEGLNHYFNVNYKLIDDRGKINEDFTLRPNVQGEGSTSGLSSSPDTKHYLLHDLYTHITMSNLVNTEPQTQDADHGSGENSKKYDPPATYNVSAGDTIHYREGYVIFKGLNKNARVQNIPLDKNDIAVGAQLNIYTHGKAYNAEPVYLIKNNSVFDFPKIIDAAGLKLRLSKIIPEKGQVEITVYQQKESDKKFIVMKAIEFPYIIFLWTGTIIMILGFLISLFRRNQEWKTA, from the coding sequence ATGACTACACAATTTAAAGGTGAACACCTGGCTTGGGGAAATATAGGACAATTCTTAGTCGTACTGTCATTTGGCATGGCGATCCTATCCTGCATCAGTTACTTTTTTGCCACTCAGGATAAAGCTCCAAAAGAGAATACATCCTGGTTACGGTTGGGCCGCATAGCTTACATCACCAATTTCTTAGCCATATTGGGTGTAGGTATTTGTTTATTCTGCATTCTTTACAATCATTATTTTGAGTTTCATTATGCTTGGTCGTACACTTCCAGGGCTTTACCAGTTTACTTTTTAGTTTCCGGATTCTGGAACGGCCAGGAAGGTGGTTTTCTGCTTTGGATGTTTTGGCAAGCCGTTATCGGCCTGATTCTCATTAAAAAAGCCGGAACTTGGGAAAAACCCGTCATGACGGTTGTCGCCTTTTCGCAAGTGATTCTCACTTCCATGATTTTGGGTGTAGAGATTTTCGGCGCTCGCGTAGGTAGTTCACCGTTCCTGCTTTTAAGAAATGCTATAGCAGGCCCTATTTTTTCTAATCCTGATTATTTATCGTTCATTAAAGATGGCAAAGGCATGAACCCCTCTTTGCAAAACTACTGGATGATTATACACCCACCGGTAGTGTTTCTAGGGTTTGCCTCGGTGGTCGTTCCCTTTGCCTACGCCATAGCCGGCCTTTGGCAAAGACGCTATCATGACTGGATACAGCCCGCTATTTCTTATGCACTGTTTGGTGCCATGCTTTTAGGCACTGGGGTAATGATGGGCGCAGCCTGGGCCTACGAAGCCTTAAACTTCGGTGGCTTTTGGGCCTGGGACCCGGTAGAAAACGCTTCTGTATTCCCATGGCTTACCTTAGTTGCAGCCCTGCATGTGCTTATTGTTTTCAAAAACACCAAGCATTCTTTTTTCACTGCTATTTTCCTGGTTCTGATTAGCTTTATTCTGGTTTGGTATTCTTCCTTTTTAGCCAGAAGCGGCATTCTGGGTGAAACTTCCGTACACGCCTTTACCGATTTAGGCATGTTCTGGCATCTGGTACTCGCTATTGTTGCATTCGTATTAATTTCTGCTTACTTTCTGATTACACGCTGGAAAGAACTTCCCTTTTCGCAAAAAGATGAGGAAACCTATTCAAGAGAGTTTTGGATTTTTGTAGGTTCCGCTTTTTTGGGGTTGTCTTGCTTCCACCTAATTCTGGTTACTTCTATACCGGTATGGAACGCCATGTTCGGCACCAAATTGGCACCGCCGTTAGATCCGGTAAAACATTACAACATTATACAGGCAGCCTTTGCTGTTGTCATTACCCTTTTAAGTGGCTTAACACAGTTTTTAAAATACAAGAAAACCGATGTAGGCCGGTTCTTTATCACCAATGGTGTTTTCATGACGCTTGCTATTGTATTAACTGCTTTGGTTATTTATGCAACCGGCTTGTACAAGCTGCATTTTGTTTTTTGCCTGGTTATGGTCTGCTCTATATATTCCATTATTGCGAATGCCAATATTTTGTCTGAATCAATAAAAGGTAAATTCAAACTGGCAGGTTCAGCTATTGCTCACCTGGGTTTTGGCTTATTGCTGGTTGGAGCTTTAATTGCAGCAGGAACGCATAAAGTAGTATCAGAAAACACAACTGGCGAGCAATTCAGTGCTGATTTTGCCAAAGAACAAAATCCGCGTGAAAATTTACTGTTGTATAAAAATCAGCCTGTAAAAATGGGTAACTATACCGTTACCTTTCTAGGGGATACCACAGAAGGGCTCAACCACTATTTTAATGTCAATTATAAATTGATTGACGATAGAGGAAAGATTAATGAAGATTTCACGCTGCGGCCCAACGTTCAGGGCGAAGGCAGCACCAGTGGGCTTTCTTCATCGCCAGATACCAAGCATTACTTATTGCATGACTTGTACACCCACATCACTATGTCGAACCTGGTCAATACTGAGCCTCAAACACAAGATGCAGATCATGGCAGTGGGGAAAACAGCAAAAAATATGATCCGCCTGCCACCTATAACGTTTCTGCAGGAGACACTATCCATTACCGCGAAGGTTATGTTATTTTTAAAGGATTGAATAAGAATGCCCGGGTACAAAACATACCGTTAGATAAAAACGACATTGCCGTTGGTGCCCAGTTAAACATTTATACACATGGCAAAGCTTACAATGCAGAACCCGTGTATTTAATTAAAAATAACAGTGTCTTCGATTTTCCAAAGATTATAGATGCTGCCGGACTGAAATTGCGACTATCCAAAATCATTCCTGAAAAAGGACAGGTAGAGATCACAGTTTATCAACAAAAAGAAAGTGATAAAAAGTTTATAGTCATGAAAGCGATTGAGTTTCCATACATTATCTTTTTATGGACAGGTACCATCATCATGATACTCGGCTTTTTGATATCACTTTTCAGACGGAACCAGGAGTGGAAAACGGCTTAG
- a CDS encoding DoxX family protein — MKTLKKISLFILITGYILAGINHFVHPNGYIKIIPDYLPYPVLLNLLAGICEITFAVLLIFPATRNWGAWLIILMLAAFLPVHITMLQQAPFQLGKLYVTPLLAWIRLLLQPILMLWVGWHIQTKSKPHTY, encoded by the coding sequence ATGAAAACGTTAAAAAAAATCAGCCTTTTTATTTTAATTACAGGCTATATACTGGCTGGTATTAACCATTTTGTACACCCTAATGGGTACATTAAAATTATTCCAGACTATCTGCCCTATCCGGTACTACTAAATTTGCTGGCTGGTATCTGCGAAATTACGTTTGCCGTACTGCTTATTTTCCCGGCTACCCGTAACTGGGGTGCATGGCTGATTATATTAATGCTGGCTGCTTTTTTACCGGTACATATTACCATGCTGCAACAAGCGCCTTTCCAGTTGGGTAAGCTGTATGTTACCCCTTTGCTGGCCTGGATACGGCTTTTACTGCAACCTATTTTGATGTTATGGGTAGGCTGGCATATACAAACAAAATCAAAGCCTCACACTTATTAA
- a CDS encoding family 20 glycosylhydrolase produces MIPAPVSVKTIVGNFVLSQQTAILADSTDNKAVEFLAGYLQNKMMLNNSVKLYTGQTISNALVLTATGTEGLPAEGYRLTITPQQITIAGKGAGLFYGIQTLIQLMPLDRSATAKLPALQIEDYPRFGYRGMHLDVSRHFFSVEFVKKYLDLMASYKLNTFHWHLTDDQGWRIEIKKYPKLTSIGSQRAQTVIGNYHDHNPQQYDNTPYGGYYTQDQVREVVQYAAARYITVIPELDMPGHSMAALAAYPELGCDSGPYQVAQTWGGFNGVYCPTDQTFSFLEDVLTEIMNLFPSKYIHVGGDEVTKSAWHNSPFCQQLIKRLKLKDEHGLQSYFIQRIEKFVNSKGRSIIGWDEILQGGLAPNATVMSWRGEAGGITAARQNHNVIMSPGGSGLYFDHAQARSDLEPLSIGSYTPLSKTYNYNPMPAELTADQQKHILGVQANMWTEYIATEAKAEYMLLPRMLALSEVAWSPLANKNYTDFTENRLPHQLARLDKNQYNYRVPIAIGAKDTSYTGSQLTVNLKSPVEGAKVYYTIDGYTPGETTLIYDHPFTLNIPTNEYRELQTMVITPAGHRSLITRTVVYNRTLLPAVPYSGTTTGAKYQLVTGNFTNTGQLDNAHVLDTGTVKTFNTSAFAKTNTNFGLIFTGYIKVDTDGKYIFATQSGDGSTLYIDDQLIVDNDGKHSLYEQPGEVLLQKGYHQFTLKYFKAGAFSNLRVYLTMPGKPKGEFSADSLYN; encoded by the coding sequence TTGATACCTGCACCAGTATCGGTAAAAACTATAGTTGGCAACTTTGTATTAAGCCAGCAAACCGCAATACTGGCCGATAGTACGGATAATAAGGCCGTAGAGTTTCTTGCAGGCTACCTGCAAAACAAAATGATGTTGAATAATTCGGTAAAACTCTATACGGGTCAGACCATCAGCAATGCGCTGGTGCTTACAGCAACCGGCACCGAAGGCTTACCTGCCGAAGGCTACCGCCTGACTATCACCCCACAGCAAATCACCATTGCCGGTAAAGGCGCCGGGTTGTTTTATGGTATTCAAACGTTGATCCAATTAATGCCTTTAGATCGTAGCGCTACGGCTAAACTACCGGCGTTGCAAATTGAAGATTATCCGCGTTTTGGCTATCGGGGTATGCACCTGGATGTATCACGCCACTTTTTTTCGGTAGAGTTTGTTAAAAAGTATCTGGATTTAATGGCTTCTTACAAGCTCAACACTTTTCATTGGCACTTGACTGACGATCAAGGCTGGCGCATTGAGATCAAGAAATATCCAAAACTAACCAGCATAGGCAGTCAGCGTGCACAAACTGTAATTGGCAACTACCACGACCATAATCCTCAGCAATACGACAATACGCCTTATGGTGGTTACTACACGCAAGACCAGGTTCGGGAGGTTGTGCAGTATGCTGCGGCTCGTTACATCACCGTTATTCCGGAATTGGATATGCCTGGCCACTCTATGGCAGCCTTAGCTGCCTACCCTGAACTGGGCTGCGATAGTGGCCCGTACCAGGTAGCCCAAACCTGGGGTGGTTTTAATGGTGTATACTGCCCCACCGATCAAACTTTTAGCTTTCTGGAAGATGTACTGACCGAAATCATGAACTTGTTCCCGAGCAAGTACATTCATGTGGGGGGCGATGAGGTGACTAAATCGGCCTGGCATAACTCTCCATTTTGCCAGCAACTCATTAAAAGACTAAAGCTGAAAGACGAACATGGCCTGCAAAGCTACTTTATACAACGTATTGAAAAGTTTGTAAACAGCAAAGGTCGCAGCATTATTGGCTGGGATGAAATACTGCAAGGCGGTTTGGCTCCCAATGCTACGGTAATGAGCTGGCGCGGCGAAGCTGGTGGTATTACTGCGGCTCGCCAAAACCATAACGTAATTATGTCGCCCGGTGGTAGTGGTTTGTATTTTGACCATGCCCAAGCACGGTCTGATCTGGAACCTTTAAGCATTGGCAGCTATACCCCGCTCTCTAAAACGTACAACTATAACCCTATGCCAGCCGAGTTAACGGCCGATCAGCAAAAGCATATTTTAGGGGTGCAAGCCAACATGTGGACCGAATACATTGCTACAGAAGCTAAAGCCGAGTATATGCTCTTGCCGCGTATGCTGGCCCTGTCTGAAGTAGCGTGGAGCCCACTGGCTAACAAGAACTATACTGATTTTACCGAAAACCGCCTGCCACACCAACTGGCCAGGTTGGACAAAAACCAATATAATTATCGTGTACCCATAGCTATTGGTGCTAAAGATACCAGCTACACCGGCAGCCAGTTAACGGTTAACTTAAAATCACCAGTAGAAGGTGCCAAAGTATATTATACCATTGATGGTTACACACCGGGCGAAACGACCCTGATTTACGATCATCCGTTTACCTTGAACATTCCAACCAATGAGTACCGTGAGTTGCAAACCATGGTGATTACGCCAGCAGGGCATCGAAGTTTAATTACCCGAACTGTAGTTTATAACCGTACCTTACTGCCAGCAGTACCCTACAGCGGTACTACTACGGGTGCTAAATACCAACTGGTAACCGGCAACTTTACCAACACCGGCCAACTGGATAATGCTCATGTATTGGATACGGGTACGGTAAAAACCTTTAACACCTCGGCTTTTGCCAAAACCAACACCAACTTCGGACTTATTTTTACAGGTTATATTAAGGTTGATACCGACGGAAAGTATATCTTCGCTACACAATCTGGCGATGGTTCAACGTTGTATATTGACGATCAGCTGATTGTTGACAATGATGGTAAGCATAGTTTGTATGAGCAGCCCGGCGAAGTGCTGCTGCAAAAAGGCTATCATCAGTTTACACTTAAATACTTTAAAGCCGGCGCATTCAGTAACTTACGGGTGTACCTGACTATGCCCGGCAAACCTAAAGGAGAGTTTTCAGCCGATTCATTATATAACTAA
- a CDS encoding YoaK family protein, which translates to MLRRVKEERSLKENLMLASSTALVSGGINVAGVMAFLAFTTNVTGHVATLARHVVEQNIREILVFFAWLFMFFFGAFVSSFLIRSFEPKSRYRAHATPILFEIVILLLVAIYGHHFYDENRTEREIIIGAILFSMGLQNSMVSNISGGLIKVTHLSGLLTDFGSEVGEWLHPNRKNDTVLRNKLFIRMTILTCYFIGGILGGYLFTILDFQVFYFIPALLMLIISYDILPLMRYKTQQFFSIFSSRKKSTQY; encoded by the coding sequence ATGCTCCGGCGCGTAAAAGAAGAACGATCATTAAAAGAAAATCTGATGCTGGCCTCGTCAACGGCCTTGGTAAGTGGCGGCATCAATGTGGCCGGTGTAATGGCCTTTTTGGCATTTACCACTAACGTAACCGGGCACGTAGCTACTCTGGCCCGGCATGTGGTTGAGCAAAACATTCGCGAAATACTCGTATTCTTTGCCTGGTTATTTATGTTCTTTTTTGGCGCATTCGTGAGCAGCTTTTTAATCCGGTCGTTTGAGCCTAAAAGCCGTTACCGTGCACATGCTACGCCTATATTGTTTGAAATTGTTATTTTACTGCTGGTAGCTATTTACGGGCACCATTTTTATGATGAAAACCGTACTGAGCGTGAAATCATTATAGGTGCCATTCTGTTTTCAATGGGCTTGCAAAATAGCATGGTTTCCAACATATCGGGTGGTTTGATAAAGGTAACTCACCTGAGCGGTTTGCTGACTGACTTTGGCAGCGAGGTAGGCGAGTGGCTGCATCCTAATCGTAAAAATGATACGGTACTACGTAATAAGCTGTTTATCCGTATGACTATTCTGACTTGTTATTTTATTGGTGGTATATTAGGTGGCTACCTGTTTACTATACTTGATTTTCAGGTATTTTACTTTATACCCGCCCTGTTGATGCTTATTATCAGTTATGATATACTGCCATTAATGCGCTACAAAACACAACAGTTCTTTTCTATATTCTCCTCCCGTAAAAAATCAACCCAATATTAA